The sequence TGCCGCTTCGACCGGGATGCCGTCGGGCAGGCCCGCGGCGCCGGGAAGGCGCACCTTGGGCGACTCGTACGGGCCGATCACAACGTTGTTCGTGCGGCCGGACGCGTCGACCTGTGCGGGCCGCAGGAACTCTTTCCAGCCGCCGCGACGGCCAGTGATGAACGATGGCAGGTACGAGCCGTTTACGTCCCAATACGTGAAACGGTACAAGGCCCGATCGAGCGCCTCGAACTCGTAGGCGGCTAGGCTCAGCGAGTGCGAATCCGGCACGAAGCAGTTGCCGACCGGGCACAACCGGATCGAGCGCGGGGCGTGCGTGGCCTGCGCGAGCATGTATGCAGAAGTCGGCAGGAATGTGCCAATGCCTTCGAGTAGGACGTCACCATCGTCGATCTGCGCGCAGATCGCGGCGACCATGTTTTCAGAAACGGTGTGCGATTCAGGCAGGGTCACGGCTCGCCTCCAGAATGGTTTTCAGATAATCGCCCTGGCTGGCAGACCCGTGGACGTATTGCGAGAGGTACTGCGCGGCACCGCCGCCGCGCGCCTGGCGCAGGTAATTGGTGAGGTGAACGACGTCGAGCGGGTAGTCCGGGTAGCAGCTGGTCGGGTGCGCGCCGCCGGGAGATTCGACGACCGCATCGACCATGAACGACACGAGGCCCGCACCCCCTTGCGCAGCCTTGATTTCTGCGGTCGACACGATCTTTTCCGCGGTGACGATGGTGTAGTCGGCTGCCATCGCCAGCTGC comes from Simplicispira suum and encodes:
- a CDS encoding CoA-transferase subunit beta, whose product is MTLPESHTVSENMVAAICAQIDDGDVLLEGIGTFLPTSAYMLAQATHAPRSIRLCPVGNCFVPDSHSLSLAAYEFEALDRALYRFTYWDVNGSYLPSFITGRRGGWKEFLRPAQVDASGRTNNVVIGPYESPKVRLPGAAGLPDGIPVEAALYMYVPRHDRNCFVHKVDFVSGPGNEDGARPHIMITDLAVMRFRPGGVLEVETLMPGVTRQQVQDQTGFDLKFSEQPVPFQPLTPRQLQILRTRVDPLALRDLEIFTGDDRLTRIEQLARREPARQVLKDSLAELAARA